The Girardinichthys multiradiatus isolate DD_20200921_A chromosome 9, DD_fGirMul_XY1, whole genome shotgun sequence genome segment GAGTTGAACTTGTTCTTCTTTAACGGGCCATGGTTCTGATCCATCTTTTGTCTCAATCATCTGctttggttctggttcctcctgttcaaTCTTTACAAGTTCTGGTTCTCTGTGGAATGTTTCCTCATGTGCAGCAGTCACCTTTAAGGTGTTGTACTCTTGCTTCACTAAAATCTGTCCTTCCAGATTACAGCAGAagtcctcctgttcctccttaaTCTGAACAATTTCCAGTTCTAGTTCCTCCTttgtctccatcatctgctgcaGCTCTGGTCCATTGTGAAATATTTCCTTATAAGCAGGAGTCACAAGTGAGGTGTTGGTCTCCTCCTTCACTAAAAGTTGCTCTTCATTCTGAAAGATGCACAGTTCAACCTGTTTTTCGTCGATTGATTGCGGTTGTCGGTCCTCCcattccttttttatttctacagtGTCTGATATATTTTCATCAAGAACAGAGTTCCTCTCTTTGGTTATGAGAAAGTGACCAGCAGCAACCTCCCACGTAGTAACAGACATGATGCTGTAGAAGACCTGAGGTAATAAAGAACAGTAGAACAATGTTTTGTAAAGTGTTTTTAGAGATATATAAAAAACACTGGACATAgacattattttcatttagttttttacagGAATGTATACAAGTTGCCTTTATAATCAGTCATAAGTTTAACTAAAAACTGTAGGTATCAGGAGCCCCTGGGTAGTGCAGAAAGATACATATTACacacactgaaatgttttaaatcatcatATTTTCAAAAGATGAAAAGGATAAAATATGAAGTGTTCGACATTTATGGGTCTGGAAGGGGCTACAAAACCTTCACGAAGGCTTTGGGACAACAGAGAACCAAAGTCAACCTCTATCCACAAATTGAGtgaacatggaacagtggataACCTGCATTGGAGAGGCAGGCCTACCAAATTTAATCCAGGAATGCATCGAGGACTCACCTAAGAGGTCACAAATGAACCCAGTACTGCAAACGCCACTTACATTAAAGAAAGCTTTCAGAAATTGAagtgttaattatttatttatcaatcaacaaaatgcagtgaatgaacaaaagagaaatctaaatcaaatcaatatttggtgtgaccaccctttgccttcagaacaccatcaattcttctaggttctcttgcacacagtttttgaaggaactcggctggtaggttgttctaaacatcttggagaactaaccacagatcttctatgGATGGAGGCttcctcacatccttctgtctcttcatgtcatcccagaaacactccatgatgttgagatcagggctctgtggggccagaccatcacttccagtaagtcttgttcttctttacgctgaagatagttcttaataactttggctgtatgtttgggttcgttcacttagcattttgtaaattgataaaaatgaacaatcatcatttatatttcaggGAGCATTCTTTCTTTACAGCATTtcttcacacctgcctaaaacttttgcacagtactgtatataaataaactatttaatGATCAGGTCTGGAATGCAACTGAAACAAGTTTGGCATTTAAAGTAATCCAagaaaagtagttttttttaatcgATAACAGCATTTAATAATTTCTGCTAACAATTGAACAATGATCTTTGCAAAATGTTGGTCATTGAGCGCAGCCATTATCTGGTCATCCCCAGACCAATGGGCTTGTTGAAAAGCTCAATGGGACAACCCAAAGGTAATTATAATGTCAGTATTTTACTGTAATTCATCAGATGCGATATGCTTTCTTGATTGATGCTTTTTTCGATTCTGTATGAACTACTACAAACTTTGTCCTTTTTGACTGTGGTAAAATACAGCCTTTGTGCTGGGAGTGAAATACTGATGTCTTTCATTCTGCTCAACAGTTTGGTTTCCTTCACGTTCCCCTCCACCAACTCTTGATCCATGACCTCCTGTGATTACAGTTGTAAACAGCTCCTATGATCCTGACCTGATCCTCCCCTTGATATGAGGCATTTAGCTCCAACAGAAACCTTTTATGTGGCCTCTGTTTGCTGTGCTACTAGGGCCTGAATAATTGCTACCATCAGTGTTAGGGGTAATAGCCCTAGGATGGATAGATCTGTCCACAATGACATGAGTGCTAATCTGTGAGACTGCAACTTTACCTTTTAGCCTACTTTTGACTCTCGTACAAACACAAGTTTTCTGTCACATAAGTTATAAATAATTTCTCCTTAAAGATTTCCCATATTGAGATATATTCTCAAATATCTGGAATTAGACAGTGGACACCTTCTTAATGTACCAGACATctgattaatattatttttttcttttaacccaGGTTGACAGTAAGATTGAACACACAATGAGCCAAGAGTTGGTGTTTAAGTCCATAAAAAGACATGACTAAAACCTAGTGCAGCAAAACATAATAGTGCAACAAAAGAAATCAGTAGTAGAACCTTTCATAAGCAACACACTTCCAAGGTTGAAGACCAAGAGCCTCTCCATCCAGCCAGCTGCTGAAGCCCCTGTAGAACCTGTCTCCATTCCAGCACCAAAAGACAGTATACCAGCCAAGGCATCATCTTTGGCAAAAATATCTGGCAACAGTAGAAGATTGTGTGTTTTGGGATTTATTCTACATTCAAAGTATTTGGGAATTGTAGGACTTTAACATCTAAAATTTCCTTTATTTCCTATATTataggagtgtgatggaaattcttgcagtaagtattccacaatgtatgacctttaggtttacctcactccagtgaacatctgtgttagaggaggaagctgtaaaagccattatcagaagtttaatggttaagggcatttgttagggtgatgcctcggggagagtagatggttgttcctaggtaacctagtcacctctgaactcaagaagggtctggggtcgtaaaacacagactctttaaagttgagataacactgtcatgttctggtataaatactgtgtgtaaatgttgatcggggctctgtttcactgactaacctcagtgtcagggtcttcaaacgctgaatgcctttgaataaaacttataaagacaaagtccggattttctcttgttgtgagtcaacttctacccactttgataagaaaattcaacaacaattttagcgtcacgaacaggatctaacaggagaccgcaggatgggacacggacgcctggccagcctgagagttgttctcagtccacttccattttacggaggggagttctggtgcctgcctgcggcttctggccgattagatccgaactatttgtcttcaaatatatctgggtgagaagttgctctgtatgatataatgtatattattatttttattacacattaaccatcatctcctaactaattaattaggttccagagttgcgagagggaggacatcagctgagggcccagttACCCTGTTAAGGAAtgacagggaggttctcattggtaacaatgggataaagcagaacacagggttttgcgggttgtttttaacaattttctacacctcataaaggagaaaagccagacggcaccttgaggcatcaggggtgtctccttcttcatactctgatttataaaataatgaaaggaaaaagtggagatgattgtgttaaatgtgctttaatttggaagataagtttggttttttacagtgtggaagtttaagtgtaaatcagttaaatagtttaaatagtttaaagtaaaacagttgatggaaaaataaataaaaaaacataagaagaagattaaaaagcacagagtgcatcaattaaggtgttaaagagttaaaactttcctgaaggaagtttagtttgtcttaaatattgcgatcagtcggaaaagaaggtaaaagtgaaaagggacattagagagtcgaaaagaaagtggttttagaaaggagtatagttcatgttgtggaaggaagtgacaggcaggtagacaactgactgactgactgataatatttctttgtacaaaatctgaacctatactaaactttttcttctgcctctctcacacacaaatacacacatatatgggatttgagttcaacatctgcgtttttgaatctggattttagaaacctgcccttctccatggctactccaccagagatgcttcttcagcacggcctgaaagagagagatctgccttcctgtctgcctgcttgttgaaaatcgcagtgtgagtttccagaacaaaactcagaagaagtctggacccactgagatggacaacgatccatgctgtttgcaagagccagaagagcaatacactggatttatattgaaagcatcttatgcgggcagaagagaaaccggagcaaagtttcttctttctccctcctggagaagttaaagtggacaaagaatgattgaatgtctcaccaacagacctgggaaggtcctggttgttttttggactgatagaggactgtgtgcctgacagtctgactctggagcgatttagaaactgatggaggtaacgtacaaacacacatttacataaatcttttcctattttctgcaatgaagaacgcttattaaccgctgctcatgttacgcttgcttgacgttgacatatatagcgggttaaaatattattttagggttagaaaagtatctttaaaagggtgataatttaactcatttgatactttccagttaattcttttagagaaacaagttctcttttgtcgtggaatattcagggtcaattattctagttattaaaagttattaaaagcagaggaagttacaacatctccaaaactcagcagtaaccatgtgtttctatgttattctcaggacagatctcatgaaggagcatttttaaaacccagcgcatgtttaaaacctgatgggtttctccttcagatattattttctgttgtcagattttgtatcccataaatctaatggttaGAGACCTCAtaaaaacaggcttagttctactgcagatggtcttcatacagtttctgacacagtatttacagtttggtgcagtttttgtccacaagtgttaactgacgcttatggaaagtacaaattcattgtttttcacagcagctgctgggaagaggttatattagtgtttttttcttccctcttctgattcatgcagcgtgttgatttatactgtaccttatatcagatcctgacaaaaaactatgaaaggtttggttctgcagtttccttttttctccctttggagaaggaaagagaaacctgatcagttctgtgttgcataggaatcttaaaacacttgttgttttctaagatatcaccaactaaaaacttttaaaacttttgagagtaattggttttgtgaaacacattttccttggtaaaacaaacctttaaaatgagaatgaaaaatggggttatttagaaagaatctgattggacagtggtaccacacataaattaaactaatctcatgtttcctaaaagactctgcatgaaaaggccttcagaaccgtggagttattttccaccacagtatcaagttttttaagcatgctttttctttattttaaaacagatctggtttttgttcttggtttttttttagcataatgtttgtctgaagcttcttatgaactgtgttagaagcaaatatgatctgaggtaaattaggagctgtgaactaataattttaaatctgattattgtccaagcagaaataatatatttagccaatccttcaatctctgcagaaagttaacaccattgttcaatgcagtagtactcaacttgtggttcctggactcctgaagcctgtaagccatagattttgggtccataaaattataatatttaattaaaggtagaccgattacctattaaaatatatctaagtcaatgatgagttccagtcatttggtggctttgaaatgcaagaatac includes the following:
- the LOC124873753 gene encoding uncharacterized protein LOC124873753 isoform X6; translated protein: MRQVFYSIMSVTTWEVAAGHFLITKERNSVLDENISDTVEIKKEWEDRQPQSIDEKQVELCIFQNEEQLLVKEETNTSLVTPAYKEIFHNGPELQQMMETKEELELEIVQIKEEQEDFCCNLEGQILVKQEYNTLKVTAAHEETFHREPELVKIEQEEPEPKQMIETKDGSEPWPVKEEQVQLCIFQDEEQLLVKQETDSFILTPTDQNDSSEPETIKNHLLCSTCPEDKNQHQQGNTQQDSGSNNDKELRPKKRCKKPRKQGTQTSDSFGCYE
- the LOC124873753 gene encoding zinc finger protein 26-like isoform X5 encodes the protein MRQVFYSIMSVTTWEVAAGHFLITKERNSVLDENISDTVEIKKEWEDRQPQSIDEKQVELCIFQNEEQLLVKEETNTSLVTPAYKEIFHNGPELQQMMETKEELELEIVQIKEEQEDFCCNLEGQILVKQEYNTLKVTAAHEETFHREPELVKIEQEEPEPKQMIETKDGSEPWPVKEEQVQLCIFQDEEQLLVKQETDSFILTPTDQNDSSEPETIKNHLLCSTCPEDKNQHQQGNTQQDSGSNNDKELRPKKRCKKPRKQGDNLDISKLIEHKKKLPLCEVCGKCFTTRQILIVHMRTHTGEKPFSCLTCGKGFPRQPALTAHMRTHTGTQTSDSFGCYE